A single region of the Biomaibacter acetigenes genome encodes:
- a CDS encoding fumarylacetoacetate hydrolase family protein — MIKFVRFDAGQGPEYGVLEGNKVFSIKGSIFGAWEKQGRSFELHEVKLLAPCEPRKVVCIGVNYKEVVNKKGDPIPEEPVIFLKPDTSVIGPEEAIISPEGIKELNYEAELVVVIKDRVKDVSVEDAKNHVLGYTCGNDITAKDFMEKGKPWTKAKGYDTFMPIGPCIVSGIDGDNLNIRMYHNGTMTQNSNTSDMVFNVSQIISYVSHIMTLNPGDIISTGTPPGKGNLKSGDIIEAEIDSIGRLKNTVR, encoded by the coding sequence ATGATAAAATTCGTGAGGTTTGACGCGGGGCAGGGACCGGAATATGGCGTCCTGGAGGGGAATAAAGTATTTTCCATAAAGGGATCCATTTTCGGGGCCTGGGAAAAACAGGGCAGGAGTTTTGAGCTTCATGAAGTAAAGCTCCTGGCACCCTGTGAGCCCCGCAAGGTGGTGTGCATAGGCGTAAACTATAAGGAAGTAGTCAACAAGAAGGGCGATCCTATACCTGAGGAGCCAGTCATATTCCTGAAGCCCGATACGTCAGTAATAGGGCCTGAGGAAGCAATCATATCGCCGGAAGGGATAAAGGAGCTGAACTATGAAGCCGAACTGGTGGTGGTCATAAAGGATAGGGTAAAAGATGTATCGGTGGAAGATGCGAAAAATCATGTGTTGGGCTATACCTGCGGCAATGATATCACCGCAAAGGATTTCATGGAAAAGGGCAAGCCCTGGACCAAAGCCAAAGGATACGATACCTTCATGCCCATCGGACCATGTATCGTGTCGGGTATAGATGGTGACAACCTCAATATCAGGATGTATCATAACGGCACGATGACACAAAACAGCAACACTTCCGACATGGTCTTTAATGTGAGCCAAATAATATCCTATGTTTCTCACATTATGACGCTGAATCCGGGTGATATCATAAGCACAGGTACTCCTCCGGGAAAAGGGAATCTAAAGTCTGGAGATATCATTGAAGCCGAAATCGACAGTATCGGCCGATTGAAAAACACAGTGCGTTAA
- a CDS encoding IclR family transcriptional regulator → MPQDNTVQSIERAINILEELAEEKEGLGVTELSRRLNLHKSTVHRLLSTLLSLGYVEQNPYSEKYRLGIKLLHLGGAILERMDLRKEAHDLLKELSDEVNEAVHLVVPDGNRALYIDKIDSSRTIRMYSQIGRRAPMHASAVGKAILAFSSEDFVRKVIDEGLEKYTSNTITDPGKLVEHLKTVRARGFAVDDEENEEGIRCVGAPIFDYSGRVIGALSISGATVTVTPDKVKTLAARVKEYAAKISRRMGWPLNK, encoded by the coding sequence ATGCCGCAGGATAATACCGTCCAATCCATTGAAAGAGCAATAAATATATTGGAAGAACTAGCCGAAGAGAAGGAAGGACTTGGGGTTACGGAACTTTCACGGCGTCTGAACCTTCATAAAAGTACCGTCCACCGCCTTTTATCCACTCTTTTAAGCCTGGGCTATGTGGAGCAAAACCCATACAGCGAAAAATATCGCCTGGGAATAAAGCTGCTTCACCTGGGGGGTGCCATCCTGGAGAGGATGGACCTCCGGAAGGAGGCCCACGATCTTTTAAAAGAGCTTTCTGATGAGGTCAACGAGGCTGTGCATCTAGTGGTTCCCGATGGTAACCGGGCCCTCTATATCGATAAAATAGATAGTAGCAGGACCATCCGCATGTACTCACAAATCGGGCGCAGAGCCCCCATGCACGCTTCGGCGGTGGGCAAGGCCATACTGGCTTTCTCTTCTGAAGATTTCGTGAGAAAAGTAATCGATGAGGGATTGGAGAAATATACTTCAAATACCATTACAGATCCCGGTAAACTGGTGGAGCACCTTAAAACCGTCAGAGCCCGGGGCTTTGCCGTGGATGATGAGGAAAACGAGGAGGGCATCCGGTGCGTAGGGGCTCCCATTTTTGATTACTCCGGCAGGGTTATTGGCGCATTAAGCATTTCAGGGGCTACAGTGACAGTGACACCCGACAAGGTAAAGACCCTTGCGGCAAGGGTCAAGGAATATGCAGCTAAAATATCCCGGAGGATGGGATGGCCATTGAATAAATAA
- the ltrA gene encoding group II intron reverse transcriptase/maturase, whose translation MEKAVSRENMTKALRRVEENKGAPGVDGMPVESLRSHLRENWPQIKEQLLTGTYQPQPVRSVEIPKPSGGVRLLGIPTVTDRLIQQALLQVLTPIFDPEFSEASYGFRPNRRAHDAVRKARQYVQEGYQWVVDMDLEKFFDRVNHDILMARVTRKIKDKRVLKLIRSYLQAGVMINGVVMITDEGTPQGGPLSPLLANIILDDLDKELEKRGHRFVRYADDCNIYVKSKRAAPIFDGYPRVMESITAFLKNKLKLKVNEQKSAVDRPWKRKFLGFSMYITKDGTTKIRIAPQSIDKVKNKIREITSRSNGHGITQRIDRLNTYLGGWLGYFALSETPSKLEELDGWIRRRLRMCLWKQWKKVKTRYRELRNLKLPEWVVHELANARKGYWRMSGVLNRALNNAYWQGQGLMSLVKRYQEIRKAW comes from the coding sequence ATGGAGAAAGCAGTATCAAGAGAAAACATGACAAAAGCACTGCGACGGGTAGAAGAAAACAAAGGAGCGCCAGGCGTAGACGGCATGCCGGTAGAATCCCTCCGGTCACACCTACGAGAAAACTGGCCTCAGATAAAGGAACAACTTCTCACAGGGACCTATCAACCTCAACCAGTGCGCAGCGTCGAAATCCCGAAACCCAGCGGAGGAGTGAGACTGTTAGGAATCCCCACCGTCACAGACCGCCTAATCCAGCAGGCTCTGCTGCAAGTACTAACACCCATATTTGACCCGGAATTCTCAGAAGCAAGCTACGGATTCAGGCCCAACCGAAGAGCCCACGACGCAGTAAGGAAAGCACGTCAATATGTTCAAGAGGGATACCAGTGGGTAGTGGACATGGACCTTGAGAAATTCTTCGACAGAGTAAATCATGACATACTAATGGCCAGAGTAACTCGCAAGATAAAAGACAAGCGTGTATTAAAGCTCATACGCAGCTATCTACAGGCAGGAGTAATGATAAACGGAGTAGTCATGATTACCGACGAAGGAACACCTCAAGGCGGGCCCCTAAGTCCACTTCTTGCCAATATAATCCTTGACGACCTTGACAAAGAACTAGAGAAAAGAGGCCACAGATTCGTAAGATATGCAGACGACTGTAACATCTACGTCAAAAGCAAAAGAGCGGCACCCATCTTCGATGGGTACCCGCGGGTAATGGAAAGCATAACAGCTTTCCTGAAGAATAAACTAAAACTCAAAGTAAACGAGCAAAAGAGCGCAGTGGACAGACCCTGGAAGAGGAAATTCCTCGGCTTCAGCATGTACATCACTAAAGATGGAACAACCAAGATAAGAATAGCACCACAGAGCATAGACAAAGTCAAGAACAAAATCCGTGAGATAACCTCAAGAAGCAACGGACATGGAATAACACAGAGAATAGACAGACTAAACACATACCTCGGCGGATGGCTGGGATACTTCGCACTATCGGAAACACCCAGCAAACTTGAGGAACTCGACGGATGGATAAGAAGAAGACTCCGCATGTGCTTGTGGAAACAATGGAAGAAAGTTAAAACAAGATATCGAGAACTAAGGAATTTGAAACTTCCGGAATGGGTAGTCCATGAGCTTGCCAATGCCCGAAAGGGATACTGGCGTATGTCAGGGGTATTAAATAGAGCCCTCAACAACGCCTATTGGCAAGGTCAAGGGCTCATGAGTTTAGTGAAGAGATATCAAGAAATTCGCAAAGCTTGGTGA
- a CDS encoding iron-containing alcohol dehydrogenase, with translation MNFEFFMPTRLVFGPGKVKEVGTYVKFIGKKALIVTGRSSAKKTGHLDMVTKSLEQEGIKWLAFDEVEPNPFTTTVERGANLARENHVDVVIGLGGGSAMDTAKGIAFMALNEGHVADYIAGKQGGDVLPIVLITTTAGTGSEANNYAVFTNPETKVKKSLKSPKTYARVSIIDPELMLTVPKKVTASTGIDVFFHAMEAYVGRRSQPFTDALALEAIRLVAESLKGAYEHGEDIQYRERMAWANTLAGVAINLSGTCGIHGMGHPLSGIYDVPHGESLAAVSLAFMRFNIFEAPGKFAKVAEALGVDVRGLTLSEAAEKSIEALRDLMDRVGLPKKISAFGITEKDIDTLAEHAYTKMTHNLEASPRVPTMDDVKRMYMESL, from the coding sequence TTGAACTTCGAATTTTTTATGCCCACCCGTCTTGTATTCGGACCGGGGAAGGTTAAGGAAGTAGGAACTTATGTAAAATTTATCGGTAAAAAGGCACTTATTGTGACCGGAAGATCCAGCGCAAAAAAGACCGGTCATCTTGATATGGTGACAAAAAGTCTGGAACAGGAAGGAATAAAATGGCTGGCATTTGATGAGGTGGAACCAAATCCCTTTACCACCACCGTCGAAAGAGGGGCAAATCTGGCCAGAGAAAATCATGTAGATGTAGTAATAGGCCTTGGTGGAGGCAGCGCCATGGATACTGCCAAAGGCATAGCTTTTATGGCATTAAACGAAGGCCATGTGGCCGATTACATAGCTGGGAAGCAGGGCGGGGATGTGCTTCCCATTGTACTTATTACCACCACCGCCGGAACAGGCAGTGAGGCCAACAATTATGCAGTGTTTACCAACCCTGAGACAAAAGTGAAAAAATCCCTGAAGTCTCCGAAAACCTACGCCAGGGTTTCCATCATTGACCCCGAACTCATGCTGACCGTGCCCAAAAAAGTTACGGCATCCACCGGGATAGATGTATTTTTCCACGCCATGGAAGCCTATGTAGGGAGAAGGAGCCAGCCCTTCACCGATGCTCTGGCTCTGGAAGCCATAAGATTAGTGGCGGAAAGCCTCAAGGGCGCCTATGAACACGGAGAAGATATCCAGTACCGTGAACGTATGGCCTGGGCCAATACCCTGGCAGGCGTGGCCATAAATCTTTCGGGCACCTGCGGCATCCATGGCATGGGACATCCCTTGAGCGGCATCTACGATGTACCCCATGGAGAAAGCCTTGCTGCAGTTTCTCTGGCTTTTATGCGCTTTAATATCTTTGAAGCTCCCGGGAAGTTTGCAAAAGTGGCCGAAGCCCTGGGAGTTGATGTAAGGGGCCTCACATTGTCTGAAGCTGCCGAAAAGTCCATAGAAGCCCTTCGAGATCTGATGGATAGGGTGGGACTCCCAAAGAAAATTTCTGCCTTCGGCATCACCGAAAAAGACATAGACACTCTGGCAGAGCACGCTTATACCAAAATGACCCATAACCTGGAAGCCAGCCCCAGAGTGCCCACGATGGATGATGTGAAGAGGATGTACATGGAATCGTTGTAG
- a CDS encoding C39 family peptidase, translating to MDKNKTGIKQSSGRSFHMDTSVEDFGKGDLKGVRVSSHEDGALELEKQNGSYLKEGTYTSQTFDTAPFKYAVVSWNADTPGKTYIKIQAQVRSGDKWSSWFTIANWGTGIKSESEKKQEDDISRVMIDTIALNGEASGNGIRYRVALLGDGAVSPVVRMVSFVAYNNTDRIPGETHLEKDLDVPMISQMQQNPKIANVICSPTSVSMVMQYYSLDISAENAAEGVFDNGAKIYGNWPFNTAFAASRGFTAYVDRFESLDDIRKEIFEGRPVIASISFDKGELDNAPIEDTDGHLIVVRGFTTKNGADHVIVNDPAAPTHETVKREYRVDQFLKAWKGIVYIIRKQ from the coding sequence ATGGACAAAAACAAAACCGGTATTAAGCAATCCTCCGGCAGGTCATTTCACATGGACACTTCTGTAGAGGATTTCGGTAAGGGAGATTTGAAGGGCGTCAGGGTATCATCCCATGAAGATGGCGCGCTGGAGCTCGAAAAGCAGAATGGGTCTTATCTGAAAGAAGGTACATACACTTCTCAAACATTTGATACAGCGCCTTTTAAATATGCCGTGGTTTCCTGGAACGCCGACACTCCCGGAAAAACATATATCAAGATCCAGGCCCAGGTGCGTTCTGGAGACAAATGGTCTTCCTGGTTTACTATCGCAAATTGGGGTACAGGGATCAAATCCGAAAGTGAAAAAAAGCAGGAGGATGATATTTCCAGGGTCATGATCGACACTATAGCCTTAAACGGTGAGGCCAGCGGAAATGGCATAAGATACAGGGTTGCCCTGTTAGGCGACGGAGCCGTTTCCCCTGTAGTCCGCATGGTTTCCTTTGTTGCTTATAACAACACCGACAGGATACCGGGGGAAACTCATCTGGAAAAGGACCTGGATGTTCCCATGATATCCCAGATGCAGCAAAATCCAAAGATCGCCAATGTCATCTGCAGTCCCACTTCGGTCTCCATGGTAATGCAATATTACAGCCTTGACATCTCTGCAGAGAATGCAGCTGAAGGGGTATTTGACAATGGCGCAAAGATCTACGGCAACTGGCCCTTCAACACCGCCTTTGCTGCAAGCCGGGGTTTCACAGCTTACGTGGATAGGTTCGAAAGTCTGGATGACATAAGAAAAGAAATATTTGAGGGAAGGCCTGTAATCGCCAGTATAAGTTTTGATAAAGGTGAGCTCGACAATGCTCCTATCGAGGATACCGACGGCCATCTCATAGTGGTGCGGGGATTTACTACAAAAAACGGGGCGGATCATGTGATAGTAAACGACCCTGCAGCCCCTACTCATGAAACGGTAAAGCGCGAGTACAGGGTTGATCAGTTCTTAAAGGCCTGGAAAGGGATAGTATATATTATACGGAAACAATAG